Proteins from a genomic interval of Cucumis melo cultivar AY chromosome 7, USDA_Cmelo_AY_1.0, whole genome shotgun sequence:
- the LOC103493629 gene encoding uncharacterized protein LOC103493629 isoform X1: MKFSNSDPTLWREALSSYSSQIEALGKPNLVSLDDFYRNELPLILHKRKPSPYITTSELSKLMQWKLTRGKWRPRLLDFVSSLDESLVKLASQKAFQCLPDISKAVSELTPLKGVGPATASAILAAYAPDVAPFMSDEAMEAALGNSKDYSLKQYLLFANKLQEKAKELSLEGETFTPSDVERALWSRAIGEKLKGSQSQLDPNNGGKTGTKRKRKTSK, encoded by the exons ATGAAGTTTTCAAACTCCGATCCAACTCTCTGGAGAGAAGCTCTTTCTTCTTATTCATCTCAAATCGAAGCTCTAGGCAAGCCCAATTTGGTTTCTCTCGATGATTTTTACCGAAACGAACTACCTCTTATTCTCCACAAGCGAAAACCTAGCCCGTACATCACTACTTCTGAGCTCTCAAAACTCATGCAATGGAAGCTCACTAGAGGAAAATGGAG GCCTCGTCTCTTGGATTTCGTTTCATCATTGGACGAATCGCTCGTCAAATTGGCCTCTCAGAAGGCCTTCCAATGCCTTCCTGATATTTCCAAAGCCGTCTCTGAACTTACGCCGCTCAAAGGCGTTGGTCCGGCCACTGCCTCGGCAATTCTTGCTGCCTACGCCCCGGATGTTGCGCCTTTCATGTCCGACGAG GCTATGGAGGCGGCTCTAGGCAACTCCAAGGATTATTCATTGAAGCAATACTTATTATTCGCAAATAAATTGCAAGAGAAAGCCAAG GAATTAAGCTTAGAAGGAGAAACTTTCACACCATCTGATGTAGAGAGGGCTTTATGGAGTAGAGCTATAggggaaaaattgaaaggttCACAATCACAATTAGATCCTAACAATGGAGGCAAAACTGGAaccaaaagaaagagaaaaacttCCAAGTGA
- the LOC103493629 gene encoding uncharacterized protein LOC103493629 isoform X2, translating to MKFSNSDPTLWREALSSYSSQIEALGKPNLVSLDDFYRNELPLILHKRKPSPYITTSELSKLMQWKLTRGKWRPRLLDFVSSLDESLVKLASQKAFQCLPDISKAVSELTPLKGVGPATASAILAAYAPDVAPFMSDEELSLEGETFTPSDVERALWSRAIGEKLKGSQSQLDPNNGGKTGTKRKRKTSK from the exons ATGAAGTTTTCAAACTCCGATCCAACTCTCTGGAGAGAAGCTCTTTCTTCTTATTCATCTCAAATCGAAGCTCTAGGCAAGCCCAATTTGGTTTCTCTCGATGATTTTTACCGAAACGAACTACCTCTTATTCTCCACAAGCGAAAACCTAGCCCGTACATCACTACTTCTGAGCTCTCAAAACTCATGCAATGGAAGCTCACTAGAGGAAAATGGAG GCCTCGTCTCTTGGATTTCGTTTCATCATTGGACGAATCGCTCGTCAAATTGGCCTCTCAGAAGGCCTTCCAATGCCTTCCTGATATTTCCAAAGCCGTCTCTGAACTTACGCCGCTCAAAGGCGTTGGTCCGGCCACTGCCTCGGCAATTCTTGCTGCCTACGCCCCGGATGTTGCGCCTTTCATGTCCGACGAG GAATTAAGCTTAGAAGGAGAAACTTTCACACCATCTGATGTAGAGAGGGCTTTATGGAGTAGAGCTATAggggaaaaattgaaaggttCACAATCACAATTAGATCCTAACAATGGAGGCAAAACTGGAaccaaaagaaagagaaaaacttCCAAGTGA